A genomic window from Crassostrea angulata isolate pt1a10 unplaced genomic scaffold, ASM2561291v2 HiC_scaffold_199, whole genome shotgun sequence includes:
- the LOC128169737 gene encoding cell death abnormality protein 1-like has product NIALNKPAHLQHPLNPNNNTRNARNAVDGRKSDPTWEGGQCSTSAGRETATWWVNLTDIRSIHHINIYYMVGERPWGASNLFTPSFLGLSVYVSNTTDKLQGTLCFKDNIFTVDTIPANLTITCPVHGQYVIYYNERLSSVTYPKGYSPFAQSDLCEVEVYGCLSTEYYGTKCSIPCPDVNCEYCHIDTGTCQGCKPGYKGHHCEAVCRKGSYGINCNETCGHCRDIDQCFHINGTCLTGCESGFQGDFCRTEQTNNDNPMSSNFSAK; this is encoded by the exons TTAATATTGCCCTAAACAAACCAGCCCACCTGCAGCACCCGCTGAACCCAAATAACAACACACGCAATGCGCGTAATGCTGTTGATGGGCGCAAATCTGACCCTACATGGGAAGGGGGTCAATGTTCTACATCGGCTGGCAGAGAAACCGCAACCTGGTGGGTGAATCTGACAGACATTCGCAGCATCCATCACATCAACATCTACTATATGGTTGGGGAAAGACCATGGG GTGCATCCAATCTCTTCACACCGTCCTTTTTGGGACTCTCAGTGTATGTATCCAACACAACAGATAAATTACAAGGAACTCTGTGTTTCAAGGATAACATTTTTACAGTAGACACTATACCTGCTAACCTCACCATCACTTGTCCTGTACACGGACAATATGTCATATACTACAACGAGAGGTTGTCCAGTGTAACCTACCCGAAGGGTTATTCTCCATTTGCTCAGAGTGACCTCTGTGAAGTCGAAGTGTATG GATGTCTTTCAACTGAATACTATGGAACTAAATGTTCAATACCCTGTCCAGATGTCAACTGTGAATATTGTCACATAGATACGGGCACCTGCCAGGGCTGTAAACCTGGGTACAAAGGTCATCACTGTGAAGCAG TTTGTAGAAAAGGATCATATGGAATAAATTGCAATGAAACATGTGGCCACTGTCGAGACATAGACCAGTGCTTTCACATCAATGGTACTTGCTTAACTGGTTGTGAGTCTGGTTTTCAAGGAGACTTTT GTCGAACAGAACAAACTAATAATGACAATCCAATGAGTTCAAACTTCTCGGCAAAATAA